The sequence below is a genomic window from Armatimonadota bacterium.
TGCGGCGGCCGCAGGCCGCGGGCTGGCGGACCTGACGGCACCGGGCGAGACGGGGACCATGGTCATCGGCGTGCTGCGGGCGGAGCTGGCGCTGGACGGGACCCGGAGCCTGAAGGACAAGCGGCGCATCGTGAAGAGCCTCCTCGACCGCGCCCAGCGCCACTACCGCGTCGCCGCGGCCGAGGTCGACCAGCAGGACTCCTGGCGCCGGGCGGTGCTGGGCTTCGCCTGCGTCTCCGCCCGGGGGGACCATGCCCAGCAGATCCTCCACCGCCTGGTGGGGTGGATCGAGCGCGAGACCGGCGCTCA
It includes:
- a CDS encoding DUF503 domain-containing protein, whose protein sequence is MVIGVLRAELALDGTRSLKDKRRIVKSLLDRAQRHYRVAAAEVDQQDSWRRAVLGFACVSARGDHAQQILHRLVGWIERETGAHLIDYSIEIL